One window from the genome of Xenorhabdus bovienii SS-2004 encodes:
- a CDS encoding HK97 family phage prohead protease, with protein MSDREMRCYSGEVRAEQLENQPTRIVGYGSVFNSRSEPLWGFREIIKPGAFDEVLNDDIRGLFNHDPNFILGRSTAGTLTVSVDERGLQYDIAAPDTQTIRDLVLAPMQRGDINQSSFAFRVARDGEHWYEDEEGIVIREIHKFSRLYDVSPVTYPAYQEAGSAVRSLNAWKEARSSGICQKAINEKRARERLLTLLNR; from the coding sequence ATGAGTGACAGAGAAATGCGCTGTTACAGCGGTGAGGTACGTGCTGAACAACTGGAAAACCAGCCGACGCGCATTGTTGGTTACGGTTCGGTGTTCAATAGCCGCTCTGAGCCGTTGTGGGGATTCAGAGAAATTATTAAACCCGGCGCGTTTGACGAGGTACTGAATGATGATATTCGGGGGCTGTTTAACCATGATCCTAATTTTATTTTAGGACGCAGTACAGCAGGAACATTAACGGTCTCGGTGGATGAGCGTGGCTTGCAGTACGACATCGCCGCGCCTGACACACAGACCATTCGTGATCTGGTGCTGGCCCCCATGCAACGTGGTGATATTAACCAAAGTTCGTTTGCCTTTCGGGTCGCCCGTGATGGTGAACACTGGTACGAGGATGAGGAAGGGATCGTTATCCGCGAAATCCACAAATTTTCACGGCTGTATGATGTCAGTCCGGTGACCTACCCCGCCTATCAGGAAGCGGGTTCGGCGGTTCGATCCCTGAATGCTTGGAAAGAAGCCCGAAGCAGCGGTATCTGCCAGAAAGCCATTAACGAAAAACGGGCGCGTGAGCGTCTTCTGACTTTATTGAATCGATAG
- a CDS encoding phage portal protein, which produces MLLDALFRSESLENPKTPLTAEAAEHDGLFSADVYVSPETSMKLAAVYACIYVLASSVAQMPLHVMRKTGKSVEMAREHPAFYLTHDEPNDWQTSYKWRELKQRHVLGWGNGYTWVKRNRKGDVIALEACMPWETTLLNTGGRYTYGVYNDEGNFAISPDDMIHIRALGNNQKMGLSPILQHAETIGMGMSGQKYTSAFFGGNARPAGIVSVKGEISDKGWERLKLMWRKAAASLRSEENKTMLLPAELDYKALTVSPVDAQLIDMMKLNRSMIAGIFNVPAHMINDLEKATFSNISNQAIQFVRHTVMPWVVNWEQELNRRLFTRQERIAGFYVRFNLAGLLRGTPQERAQFYHFAITDGWMSRNEARAFEDMNPVDGLDEMLVSVNAANPVNGNQPNQPEHEDKPDE; this is translated from the coding sequence ATGTTGCTTGATGCCCTGTTCCGCAGTGAATCGCTGGAAAACCCGAAGACCCCGCTCACGGCCGAGGCCGCCGAGCATGACGGCCTGTTCAGCGCCGATGTGTATGTCAGCCCCGAAACGTCCATGAAGCTGGCAGCGGTCTATGCCTGTATTTATGTACTGGCCTCGTCAGTGGCACAGATGCCCCTGCATGTGATGCGCAAGACCGGGAAATCGGTTGAGATGGCGCGGGAACATCCGGCGTTTTATCTGACCCATGATGAGCCGAACGACTGGCAAACCAGCTACAAATGGCGCGAACTGAAGCAGCGCCATGTCCTCGGCTGGGGCAATGGCTATACGTGGGTGAAACGCAACCGAAAAGGCGATGTGATTGCACTGGAGGCCTGCATGCCGTGGGAAACCACCCTGCTGAACACAGGTGGACGCTACACCTACGGGGTCTATAACGACGAGGGCAATTTCGCTATCAGTCCCGATGATATGATCCACATCCGCGCGTTAGGTAATAATCAGAAAATGGGTTTAAGCCCCATCCTGCAACATGCGGAAACTATCGGTATGGGCATGAGCGGACAAAAATATACCAGCGCGTTTTTTGGCGGCAATGCCCGTCCGGCCGGCATTGTGTCCGTAAAAGGGGAAATCAGTGATAAGGGTTGGGAACGGCTCAAACTGATGTGGCGAAAAGCCGCGGCTTCCCTGCGCAGCGAAGAGAACAAAACCATGCTGCTGCCCGCTGAATTGGATTACAAAGCGCTGACCGTTTCCCCGGTGGACGCGCAGCTGATTGACATGATGAAACTCAATCGCTCCATGATTGCCGGCATATTTAACGTTCCCGCTCACATGATTAACGATTTGGAAAAAGCGACGTTTTCCAATATCAGCAATCAGGCTATCCAGTTTGTGCGCCATACCGTCATGCCGTGGGTGGTGAACTGGGAGCAAGAGTTGAACCGTCGCCTGTTTACCCGGCAGGAACGGATAGCGGGGTTCTATGTTCGCTTCAATCTGGCCGGATTACTGCGCGGTACACCGCAGGAACGTGCGCAGTTCTACCATTTTGCTATTACCGATGGTTGGATGAGTCGCAACGAGGCTCGCGCCTTTGAAGACATGAACCCGGTGGACGGGCTGGACGAGATGCTGGTCAGTGTCAATGCCGCCAATCCTGTTAACGGCAATCAACCCAACCAACCTGAACACGAGGACAAACCCGATGAGTGA